A genome region from Vibrio tapetis subsp. tapetis includes the following:
- the rpmF gene encoding 50S ribosomal protein L32, with the protein MAVQKSKKSRSMRGMRRSHDALTTAALSVDATSGETHLRHNVTADGFYRGKKVVNK; encoded by the coding sequence ATGGCCGTACAAAAGAGCAAGAAATCACGTTCAATGCGTGGCATGCGTCGTTCACACGATGCGCTAACTACAGCAGCACTTTCTGTAGACGCAACTTCAGGTGAAACTCACCTACGTCACAACGTGACAGCTGACGGTTTCTACCGTGGCAAAAAGGTTGTTAACAAGTAA
- the plsX gene encoding phosphate acyltransferase PlsX, translating to MQNITVALDAMGGDFGPRVTVPAAVQALSHFPELKVIIIGDRDTITSQLSRIGYIPNSRLTIKHSDRTISNSEKPSKALRNSSGSSMRLAIDSVAEGVADACVSGGNTGALMALSRFRLKLLPGIERPALVSALPTVSGNKTWMLDLGANVSCDADTLFQFAVMGSALAQEHLGRVPRVGVLNIGEEDIKGNDLVKRCAELLSASDEVNYVGYVEGDQLLHDAADVVVCDGFVGNVCLKTTEGVANLFLNRLKSHLAASGLKAWIAKKLFSGLLNELKSLNPDQYNGASLLGLRGIVIKSHGSADVPALVNAIGEAVHEIKRQVPTRISDRLEAVLLERHY from the coding sequence TTGCAAAATATTACCGTTGCACTTGATGCAATGGGCGGGGACTTCGGTCCTCGCGTAACAGTGCCTGCCGCCGTGCAGGCATTGTCGCATTTCCCAGAGCTCAAAGTGATCATTATTGGTGATCGCGATACGATCACATCTCAACTTTCTCGAATTGGGTACATACCGAATTCACGACTCACTATTAAGCACAGTGATCGCACAATTTCTAATTCTGAAAAACCATCCAAAGCACTGCGTAATAGTAGTGGCAGCTCAATGCGTCTGGCTATCGACTCAGTGGCTGAAGGAGTGGCAGATGCTTGCGTAAGCGGCGGAAATACCGGTGCGTTAATGGCGCTTTCTCGCTTTCGCTTAAAATTACTGCCAGGAATAGAAAGACCAGCATTAGTATCGGCTTTGCCGACGGTCAGTGGTAATAAAACTTGGATGCTTGATCTTGGCGCTAACGTATCATGCGATGCAGACACATTATTCCAATTTGCCGTGATGGGCAGTGCGTTAGCACAAGAACACCTTGGTAGAGTACCTCGCGTGGGCGTCCTCAATATTGGCGAAGAAGACATTAAAGGCAACGACCTTGTCAAACGTTGTGCTGAGTTACTTAGCGCTTCGGACGAAGTGAATTACGTTGGTTACGTAGAAGGTGATCAGTTATTGCATGACGCTGCCGATGTGGTGGTTTGTGATGGTTTCGTTGGCAATGTATGTTTAAAAACAACAGAAGGCGTGGCCAATCTGTTTCTAAATCGACTTAAAAGTCATTTAGCGGCATCTGGATTAAAAGCTTGGATTGCAAAAAAATTGTTTTCTGGCTTACTAAATGAACTGAAATCATTGAACCCCGACCAGTATAACGGAGCAAGTTTGCTAGGATTGCGCGGCATTGTCATAAAAAGTCATGGAAGTGCTGATGTACCTGCTCTTGTTAATGCAATTGGTGAGGCAGTACACGAGATCAAACGACAAGTTCCAACCCGGATCAGCGATCGTTTGGAAGCGGTTTTACTCGAGAGGCATTATTAG
- the yceD gene encoding 23S rRNA accumulation protein YceD yields the protein MQKVKIPRTVDPAKTAQKRLDFDGSIQISLLKRLAETTVGVKRDAEVLLSFGLDEQRLVVISGKANTQVDLECQRCNEVFTHECEVNFTCTPYFNEKSEEDAPEEYDLVDLNEYGEVDLIKLVEDEFILNLPQIAMHDDADCSVKSDNLVFGEIPADIVDEKPNPFDVLKNLKR from the coding sequence ATGCAAAAGGTAAAAATTCCACGCACGGTAGATCCGGCGAAAACAGCTCAAAAACGATTAGATTTTGATGGCAGCATCCAAATCAGTCTTCTTAAGCGTTTAGCAGAGACAACCGTTGGCGTAAAACGCGACGCAGAAGTGTTATTGTCATTTGGGCTCGATGAGCAGCGACTTGTAGTTATCTCTGGTAAAGCTAACACTCAAGTCGACTTAGAATGTCAACGTTGTAATGAAGTTTTCACACATGAGTGTGAAGTCAACTTTACTTGTACTCCTTATTTTAATGAGAAAAGTGAAGAAGATGCACCCGAAGAGTACGATTTGGTAGATCTGAACGAGTACGGTGAAGTCGACTTAATTAAACTAGTTGAAGATGAGTTCATTTTGAATTTGCCTCAAATAGCAATGCACGATGATGCGGATTGTAGCGTTAAATCAGACAATTTGGTGTTCGGTGAGATTCCAGCAGATATTGTGGATGAAAAACCTAACCCATTTGATGTTTTAAAAAACTTAAAACGTTAA
- a CDS encoding Maf family protein, which produces MTKQALILASTSPFRQQLLAKLNIPFSVASPDCDETPLKGETPIELVRRLAQGKAQGCQTHEHALVIGSDQVCVIDGLIVGKPHNRVNAIKQLTAQSGKSITFYTGVALYNTTTKQCDVELDTFIVHFRSLSQSMIENYVDKEQPYFCAGSFKSEGLGIALFDKLEGKDPNALVGLPLITLIKMLEKQGVEVI; this is translated from the coding sequence ATGACCAAACAAGCCCTTATTTTAGCCTCAACATCACCATTTCGACAACAGTTATTAGCTAAGTTAAATATCCCGTTTAGCGTTGCTTCACCAGACTGCGATGAAACTCCACTCAAGGGAGAAACGCCGATAGAACTGGTAAGACGCTTGGCTCAAGGAAAAGCTCAAGGGTGCCAGACTCATGAGCACGCCTTGGTCATAGGTTCTGATCAAGTCTGTGTCATCGACGGGTTGATAGTGGGCAAACCTCACAATCGTGTAAATGCCATCAAACAGTTAACCGCCCAAAGTGGTAAGAGCATCACTTTCTACACTGGTGTCGCTTTATATAACACCACAACCAAGCAATGTGATGTAGAACTTGATACCTTCATTGTGCACTTTCGTTCACTCAGCCAGTCCATGATTGAAAACTATGTCGATAAAGAGCAACCCTACTTCTGCGCCGGTAGCTTTAAAAGTGAAGGTTTAGGCATTGCCCTGTTTGATAAACTGGAAGGAAAAGATCCCAACGCACTGGTTGGATTACCACTTATAACCTTGATTAAGATGCTTGAGAAGCAAGGCGTTGAGGTGATCTAG